DNA sequence from the Oligoflexus sp. genome:
GATATCCTCTTTAAAAGCACCAAGGTCGAAGGCAACAAGCCTGAGAGCTTCAAGGTTCATGGTGATCTTACGATGCGCGGCGTGACCAAGCCTGTGGTTTTGGACGTCACTTACAATGGTGAGGTCAAGGATCCCTGGGGCAATATGAAGGCGGGATTCACAGCCGTCACGAAAATCAATCGGAAGGATTTCGGCATTGTTTGGAATAAGGCCCTCGATGCCGGCGGCGTGACAGTGGGTGACGATGTCACGATTCAGCTCGAGATCGAAGCCAAGAAGCTTCCTGAAACCCGGAAGTCCTGAGACGGTCCCAGACCGCAGTAAAAAAAAAGGGCCGCCTGGCCCTTTTTTCATTCCTTGTCGACGGCTGCAGGGGGCGTCACGGCTTCTGAAGCAGCATCCGCGTCCTGAGCTTCCGCTTTGGATTCTGCGGGAGCGTCGCTCGAAATCTCAGCTTTGAATTCCTGCCACACGGTTTGATCACGCTGGGTCATGCAAGCCGACAGCGGGAAGAGCAGCATTGGGATCAGATACAAGGGGCGCATAGTCATCTCCTTTGGATGTCAGACACCCTTTATAATGCAAAGCCTGTTCCTTCATTAAATCCCATTATATCAATGACTTAAATTGAAGGATGAGGTTATATTCCCGAC
Encoded proteins:
- a CDS encoding YceI family protein, whose amino-acid sequence is MKKILFGLALTFLSPMVSAAPYEIDRSHSEVGFAVKHLVISTVKGSFKDFSGEIDFDAKNVEKSKFTAKIKAGSVFTNDEKRDEHLRNEDFFFTQKHPDILFKSTKVEGNKPESFKVHGDLTMRGVTKPVVLDVTYNGEVKDPWGNMKAGFTAVTKINRKDFGIVWNKALDAGGVTVGDDVTIQLEIEAKKLPETRKS